Proteins from a genomic interval of Thunnus thynnus chromosome 5, fThuThy2.1, whole genome shotgun sequence:
- the tph1a gene encoding tryptophan 5-hydroxylase 1a isoform X2, with amino-acid sequence MYSNKLEGPRRGRSFDSMNIGYEEKLLNNEENHVNLVHIESRKSKRRNSEFEIFVDCDSNHEQLNEIIQLLRKHVNVVDMEPPDNSCLHEEDMYNVPWFPKKISDLDKCANRVLMYGSDLDADHPGFKDNVYRKRRKYFADLAMAYKHGDPIPRIEFTEEEVKTWGVVYRELNKLYPTHACREYLKNLPLLSKYCECREDNIPQLEDVSRFLRERTGFTIRPVAGYLSPRDFLAGLAFRVFHCTQYVRHSSDPLYTPEPDTCHELLGHVPLLAEPSFAQFSQEIGLASLGASDDSVQKLATCYFFTVEFGLCKQEGQLRAYGAGLLSSISELKHALSGNARIMPFDPKVTSKQECIITTFQDVYFVSDSFEEAKVKMREFAKTIKRPFTVRYNPYTQSVDVLKDTPSINSVVEELRHELDIVGDALNRLNKQLGV; translated from the exons ATGTACTCAAACAAACTCGAAGGACCACGTAGAGGACGATCTTTTGACTCGATGAACATTGGCTATGAAGAAAAACTGCTGAACAATGAG GAAAACCATGTCAACCTTGTACACATAGAGTCCAGAAAATCCAAAAGACGCAACTCTGAGTTTGAAATATTTGTGGACTGTGACAGCAACCACGAACAACTGAATGAAATCATCCAGTTGCTTCGGAAGCATGTGAACGTGGTGGATATGGAGCCTCCAGATAACTCCTGTCTACATGAGGAAG aTATGTATAATGTACCTTGGTTCCCAAAGAAAATTTCTGACTTGGACAAGTGTGCTAACCGTGTCCTGATGTATGGCTCTGACTTGGATGCTGACCATCCG GGTTTCAAGGACAATGTCTACCGGAAAAGGAGAAAGTACTTTGCTGATCTCGCCATGGCCTATAAACA tgggGATCCCATTCCTCGTATAGAGttcacagaggaggaggtgaagacgTGGGGTGTTGTGTACAGGGAGCTCAACAAGTTGTACCCCACCCACGCCTGCCGGGAATACTTGAAGAACCTGCCACTGCTGTCCAAATACTGTGAATGTCGGGAGGACAACATTCCTCAACTGGAAGATGTCTCACGCTTCCTCAGAG AACGCACCGGATTTACCATCAGGCCTGTGGCAGGTTATCTGTCCCCTCGTGACTTCCTAGCCGGTTTGGCCTTCCGTGTTTTCCACTGCACTCAGTATGTACGGCACAGCTCCGACCCCTTGTACACCCCAGAGCC GGACACATGCCATGAGCTGCTGGGTCATGTCCCTCTGCTCGCAGAGCCCAGCTTCGCCCAGTTTTCTCAAGAGATTGGTCTTGCTTCACTTGGGGCCTCAGACGACTCGGTTCAGAAACTGGCCACC TGCTACTTCTTCACGGTGGAGTTCGGCCTATGCAAACAAGAAGGGCAGCTGCGAGCATACGGAGCAGGACTGCTGTCCTCCATCAGTGAGCTTAAG CATGCACTCTCTGGCAATGCAAGGATAATGCCTTTTGACCCTAAAGTTACATCCAAACAAGAATGCATCATCACAACATTTCAGGATGTCTACTTTGTGTCAGACAGCTTTGAGGAGGCCAAAGTCAAGATGAG GGAGTTTGCCAAGACCATCAAGCGTCCCTTCACAGTCCGATACAACCCCTACACCCAGAGCGTGGATGTGCTAAAAGATACTCCCAGCATCAACAGCGTTGTGGAGGAACTTCGACATGAGCTTGATATCGTGGGAGACGCTCTCAACCGGCTGAACAAGCAGCTGGGTGTCTGA
- the sergef gene encoding secretion-regulating guanine nucleotide exchange factor isoform X1 produces the protein METNSRQEFCLHAWGANSYGQLGQGHAEDQLVPRLSDTAALRHRTVRAVGGGGGGHSVVVTENGEVFVCGQNHRGQLGLGHTSDILTLQLCSSLNQRVTNVACGWDFSLFLTDCGKLLACGSNAFGQLGVGQTVKHSADPLVIESLKEPVVSVAAGLRHSLAVTDAGCVYQWGTGLFSHAKRALSPHPVPSHLNSKMPSLVPGLDQKTSLIVAAGSTHCVCLTGDGDLFLWGSNKHGQLTTTEPFLSSPTLLKRSLLGGETVKNVWSGWTHIVAQTESGRVLTWGRGNYGQLGRPTSTSQNPERSSAESGSQEVYLPAEVKALCGATQIACGSEHNLAILGGCLLSWGWNEHGMCGDGSETDVFEPQLISGLRPLLIGCGAGHSMAVCAATTGSRQNSAPTPLQ, from the exons ATGGAAACGAACTCGCGGCAGGAGTTTTGTTTACATGCGTGG GGAGCCAACAGCTACGGGCAGCTGGGACAGGGACATGCGGAGGACCAGTTGGTGCCCCGGCTCTCTGACACCGCTGCTCTACGACACAGGACAGTCCGGGCTGTCGGCGGCGGTGGCGGGGGACACTCCGTGGTTGTTACCG AGAATGGAGAGGTGTTCGTGTGTGGGCAGAATCACAGAGGCCAGCTGGGACTTGGTCACACCTCAGACATCTTAACTCTTCAACTCTGCTCCAGCCTGAATCAGAGGGTCACAAATGTAGCCTGTGGTTgggatttttctctttttctcactg ATTGTGGTAAATTATTGGCATGTGGCTCCAATGCATTTGGCCAGCTGGGTGTTGGACAGACAGTTAAACACTCTGCAGATCCACTGGTTATTGAG agTCTGAAGGAGCCAGTGGTGAGTGTAGCAGCAGGACTCAGACACTCACTCGCTGTTACTG ATGCAGGCTGTGTATACCAGTGGGGAACAGGTCTATTCAGTCATGCCAAGAGAGCCCTCAGTCCTCACCCTGTCCCATCACACCTAAACTCTAAGATGCCTTCTCTGGTACCAG GTCTGGATCAGAAGACATCACTTATTGTAGCTGCAGGCTCAACGCACTGTGTGTGCCTTACAG GAGATGGTGATTTGTTTCTGTGGGGAAGCAACAAGCATGGCCAGCTGACCACCACAGAGCCCTTCTTGTCCTCTCCCACTCTGCTGAAGCGCTCACTACTAGGTGGAGAGACAGTTAAAAATGTGTGGAGCGGCTGGACTCACATTGTTGCccaaacag AAAGCGGGAGAGTGCTCACATGGGGCAGAGGAAATTATGGACAGCTGGGCCGACCAACGTCAACCAGCCAGAACCCAGAGCGGTCTTCAGCAGAAAGTGGCAGCCAGGAGGTTTACTTACCTGCAGAGGTTAAAGCCCTCTGTGGAGCAACACAG aTTGCATGTGGATCTGAACATAACCTCGCCATTTTAG GGGGGTGTCTGCTCTCCTGGGGCTGGAACGAACACGGCATGTGCGGAGACGGTTCCGAGACCGATGTCTTTGAGCCACAGCTCATTTCCGGTCTCAGACCTCTTCTCATTGGCTGTGGGGCCGGACACTCTATGGCCGTGTGCGCTGCGACGACTGGCTCAAGACAAAACTCTGCGCCGACTCCACTTCAGTAA
- the tph1a gene encoding tryptophan 5-hydroxylase 1a isoform X1: MYSNKLEGPRRGRSFDSMNIGYEEKLLNNEINKSTFTKIEENTEKKNSLEKGRATIIFSLKNEVGGLVKALKLFQENHVNLVHIESRKSKRRNSEFEIFVDCDSNHEQLNEIIQLLRKHVNVVDMEPPDNSCLHEEDMYNVPWFPKKISDLDKCANRVLMYGSDLDADHPGFKDNVYRKRRKYFADLAMAYKHGDPIPRIEFTEEEVKTWGVVYRELNKLYPTHACREYLKNLPLLSKYCECREDNIPQLEDVSRFLRERTGFTIRPVAGYLSPRDFLAGLAFRVFHCTQYVRHSSDPLYTPEPDTCHELLGHVPLLAEPSFAQFSQEIGLASLGASDDSVQKLATCYFFTVEFGLCKQEGQLRAYGAGLLSSISELKHALSGNARIMPFDPKVTSKQECIITTFQDVYFVSDSFEEAKVKMREFAKTIKRPFTVRYNPYTQSVDVLKDTPSINSVVEELRHELDIVGDALNRLNKQLGV; this comes from the exons ATGTACTCAAACAAACTCGAAGGACCACGTAGAGGACGATCTTTTGACTCGATGAACATTGGCTATGAAGAAAAACTGCTGAACAATGAG ATAAACAAATCAACCTTCACAAAAATCGAAGAAAACACTGAGAAGAAGAATTCACTGGAGAAAGGGAGAGCAACAATAATCTTTTCCCTCAAGAATGAAGTGGGAGGACTTGTAAAGGCGCTCAAACTCTTCCAA GAAAACCATGTCAACCTTGTACACATAGAGTCCAGAAAATCCAAAAGACGCAACTCTGAGTTTGAAATATTTGTGGACTGTGACAGCAACCACGAACAACTGAATGAAATCATCCAGTTGCTTCGGAAGCATGTGAACGTGGTGGATATGGAGCCTCCAGATAACTCCTGTCTACATGAGGAAG aTATGTATAATGTACCTTGGTTCCCAAAGAAAATTTCTGACTTGGACAAGTGTGCTAACCGTGTCCTGATGTATGGCTCTGACTTGGATGCTGACCATCCG GGTTTCAAGGACAATGTCTACCGGAAAAGGAGAAAGTACTTTGCTGATCTCGCCATGGCCTATAAACA tgggGATCCCATTCCTCGTATAGAGttcacagaggaggaggtgaagacgTGGGGTGTTGTGTACAGGGAGCTCAACAAGTTGTACCCCACCCACGCCTGCCGGGAATACTTGAAGAACCTGCCACTGCTGTCCAAATACTGTGAATGTCGGGAGGACAACATTCCTCAACTGGAAGATGTCTCACGCTTCCTCAGAG AACGCACCGGATTTACCATCAGGCCTGTGGCAGGTTATCTGTCCCCTCGTGACTTCCTAGCCGGTTTGGCCTTCCGTGTTTTCCACTGCACTCAGTATGTACGGCACAGCTCCGACCCCTTGTACACCCCAGAGCC GGACACATGCCATGAGCTGCTGGGTCATGTCCCTCTGCTCGCAGAGCCCAGCTTCGCCCAGTTTTCTCAAGAGATTGGTCTTGCTTCACTTGGGGCCTCAGACGACTCGGTTCAGAAACTGGCCACC TGCTACTTCTTCACGGTGGAGTTCGGCCTATGCAAACAAGAAGGGCAGCTGCGAGCATACGGAGCAGGACTGCTGTCCTCCATCAGTGAGCTTAAG CATGCACTCTCTGGCAATGCAAGGATAATGCCTTTTGACCCTAAAGTTACATCCAAACAAGAATGCATCATCACAACATTTCAGGATGTCTACTTTGTGTCAGACAGCTTTGAGGAGGCCAAAGTCAAGATGAG GGAGTTTGCCAAGACCATCAAGCGTCCCTTCACAGTCCGATACAACCCCTACACCCAGAGCGTGGATGTGCTAAAAGATACTCCCAGCATCAACAGCGTTGTGGAGGAACTTCGACATGAGCTTGATATCGTGGGAGACGCTCTCAACCGGCTGAACAAGCAGCTGGGTGTCTGA
- the sergef gene encoding secretion-regulating guanine nucleotide exchange factor isoform X2 codes for METNSRQEFCLHAWGANSYGQLGQGHAEDQLVPRLSDTAALRHRTVRAVGGGGGGHSVVVTENGEVFVCGQNHRGQLGLGHTSDILTLQLCSSLNQRVTNVACGWDFSLFLTDCGKLLACGSNAFGQLGVGQTVKHSADPLVIESLKEPVVSVAAGLRHSLAVTDAGCVYQWGTGLFSHAKRALSPHPVPSHLNSKMPSLVPGLDQKTSLIVAAGSTHCVCLTGDGDLFLWGSNKHGQLTTTEPFLSSPTLLKRSLLGGETVKNVWSGWTHIVAQTESGRVLTWGRGNYGQLGRPTSTSQNPERSSAESGSQEVYLPAEVKALCGATQIACGSEHNLAILETGQHRLETDYYSPCI; via the exons ATGGAAACGAACTCGCGGCAGGAGTTTTGTTTACATGCGTGG GGAGCCAACAGCTACGGGCAGCTGGGACAGGGACATGCGGAGGACCAGTTGGTGCCCCGGCTCTCTGACACCGCTGCTCTACGACACAGGACAGTCCGGGCTGTCGGCGGCGGTGGCGGGGGACACTCCGTGGTTGTTACCG AGAATGGAGAGGTGTTCGTGTGTGGGCAGAATCACAGAGGCCAGCTGGGACTTGGTCACACCTCAGACATCTTAACTCTTCAACTCTGCTCCAGCCTGAATCAGAGGGTCACAAATGTAGCCTGTGGTTgggatttttctctttttctcactg ATTGTGGTAAATTATTGGCATGTGGCTCCAATGCATTTGGCCAGCTGGGTGTTGGACAGACAGTTAAACACTCTGCAGATCCACTGGTTATTGAG agTCTGAAGGAGCCAGTGGTGAGTGTAGCAGCAGGACTCAGACACTCACTCGCTGTTACTG ATGCAGGCTGTGTATACCAGTGGGGAACAGGTCTATTCAGTCATGCCAAGAGAGCCCTCAGTCCTCACCCTGTCCCATCACACCTAAACTCTAAGATGCCTTCTCTGGTACCAG GTCTGGATCAGAAGACATCACTTATTGTAGCTGCAGGCTCAACGCACTGTGTGTGCCTTACAG GAGATGGTGATTTGTTTCTGTGGGGAAGCAACAAGCATGGCCAGCTGACCACCACAGAGCCCTTCTTGTCCTCTCCCACTCTGCTGAAGCGCTCACTACTAGGTGGAGAGACAGTTAAAAATGTGTGGAGCGGCTGGACTCACATTGTTGCccaaacag AAAGCGGGAGAGTGCTCACATGGGGCAGAGGAAATTATGGACAGCTGGGCCGACCAACGTCAACCAGCCAGAACCCAGAGCGGTCTTCAGCAGAAAGTGGCAGCCAGGAGGTTTACTTACCTGCAGAGGTTAAAGCCCTCTGTGGAGCAACACAG aTTGCATGTGGATCTGAACATAACCTCGCCATTTTAG AAACAGGTCAACACAGACTTGAGACAGATTATTATTCTCCATGCATTTGA